A region of the Leptospira noumeaensis genome:
CTTCCCTGTTCATTATAAATATGATGTAAACTATACATGGGAACGGCTTCATAACCCCTTAGGAATTTATGTTCCCCTTGTGCACCTGCTTCCACTCGTTCCATTTTATGTTCGATTGCAAAATCAATCAATCGGTAATAACAACATTCAAAATGCAAGTTGGGAACATGTTCCAATGCTCCCCAATACCTTCCAAAAAGAAAGCCTTCCCGAAATACATTCCAACTCCCACCCACAGGTTTCCCTAAAGAGTCGCTTGCCAAAACAAGAACCAAACGATGGCGAAAGGTCTGATGCATTTCCAAAAAGAATTTCCGATTCAGATAGGGCTGTCCCCATTTTTTGGAATGGGTGTCTTGATAAAATTGATAAAAGATATGAGCATGGTCTTCTGTGATCTCGTCACCCGTAAGGGTTTGGATGGTAAGTCCCGATTCAGAAATTTTTCTCCTTTCTTGGCGGATTGTTTTTCTCCGGTCTTTGACAAGAGTGGATAAAAACTCTTCAAAATTCGCAAAACCTTTGTTAAACCAATGGTATTGGTGAGACAACCTAGGAGCAAAGGAATTTTGAATCCCTAAACTTTGTTCATTTTCTTTGCAAAATAAAATATGAACGGAAGAAGTATCTTTTTCTTTTCCAAATTCTAAAAGGGTCTGTAAAAGTGAGGAAACAAGGATATCTCTTTCTTCAGGTTTTAAATTAGGATGGAGTAAAATCCGAGCCCCCGTCACTGGAGTGAAGGGAACCGCTACAGTCAGTTTTGGATAATATGGAATCCCTGCCCGATGAAAGGCATTGGCCCATTGGAAATCAAAAATATACTCGCCATAGGAATCACTCCGAAGATAAGCCGGAAGGACTCCGAACAAAATCCCCTCTCGCCTAGCAGAGATTAAAACCGGTATCCAATCAGAATTTCCAATACAACCTGTATTTTCTAAACCCGAAAGGAATTCATACTCCTGGAAGACGGAATCTGGGTGAACCAAAAGATTCCATTCTTCCTTTGTAAAGTCCCGAAAGGTATCGGAAATTTTTATCTCAAACGTTTCATTCAATGTAGACTTTAGACTCTAATTCACGACATCTTGTTTGTTTTGTTTTTTGCGAATGTGATCAAGGAGCCTTTGCAAGCTAGGATTTTCTGGGTCAAGCTCCAAGGCTGAACTGAGAATGTTCTCCGCCCGAGACAGATTTTTATCTGCCAGGTAGGTCTGGCCCAAATTGATCAAGTTTTTGACATGGTTTGGATCACGAAGGCGCACCCTTTCCCCAAAATCGATGGCAGTTTTGATATCAGCCACTTTTCTTGCACAAAAAGCAGTGATGTACATAATTTCCGTGTCCATTGGTTTTAACAAACTATAGTCTTTGGCCATTTTTTTGGCATTCCCATAGTCTTTGAGTTTCAAATAGAGTTGGATGAATTTCTTTTTGATCTCTGGAATGTTTTCTTCCAATGAATTCGCCTGTTCCAAATACGAAACTGCTTCCTGGAGATCCGCAGATTCGCTCGCTTCTTTTGCTTTGTGTAAAAGCGATTGGATTTCCTTTAGCCTTTCTTTTTCGATTTTATAACGTTCTTTTTCTTCAATAAAGGAAACTCGTAAAATCGATAAATCATCTGTCAAACTTCCATACTTTCGAAGTTCTTCATAGATTCCATCGAGTTCTCCCTTTCCTGCTTCCACAACTCGAAGGAAAAGCCTTTCATCTTCGTTAATCACACGTTTCCCATCTTCCGTGTGGGAAATGAGTAAATCATCTCGTCCGTCAGATCCGGCAAGTAAAACATCACCCACCTCTAACTGAAAGGTTTTGATGTATAAATTTCCTTGGACTCCTGAAGTTCCTAATTTTCGAAACATCAATTCGTTTTCGATAAAACTCGCAATTCCATCTCGGTACAAAACCATCCAAGGGTGTTCCGCGTTGATAAAATACAACAAACCTGTTTCGTTATCAATTAAGCCAAGGACTAAGGAAACTAACATGGAACCATCAAAACCCTCAAAGATTTTATGCAGTTCTAAAAATGTATTTTTGATCCAACGTTCTGGGTAAGTGTTCCTTGCTTCACTTAGGAGTTGCGTACGAGTGATGATGGACTCAAAAACCGAACCAAGCACCAGAGCGCCTCCAGCGCCCTGCATGGACTTACCCATAGCATCAGCATTTAAAAACACTGTATATGAACGGTTGTTTAGAAAAATTTGGTTGGCAATATTCAAATCTCCACCAATTTCTTTTTCATATTGGCGGAAGGTAAATTTTTTCTTTTGTTCTAATAAAAAATCCACTTGGACATTGTCATGATTCGCATTATTCGCGTTAAATGGCTGCAAAAGAAGCGAGGTCAAAAAATAATCCCCATCTTGTTGGTGTTTGAGCGATTGGACTTCTTTTAAGGAATTTTCTAATTCCTTCGTACGTTCTTGTACTTTTACTTCCAATTGGTCTGCATATTGTTCCAATTTTTTACGTGCCGCTTGGATGGAACGCACCATTCGGTTGAAGGAACGGGCCATAAAACCAATATCATCTTCTACATGAACTGTCAGCCTATGTTCTAAGTTTCCAGAGTTTACCTCTGTCAAACCTTCAATGATTTGTTCGATAGGCCGTAAAAGTGCGATTAGGAAAAACAAACGGTATCCAAAAATCACAAGCACTGCCAGTGACAAAACACCAATGATCCAAGGGAGAGTGACCTCTTCTTGGAATTCTCTATAATCTAGATAAGGATACCCTACTTCATGGATAAGACCCTTTTCTTTGTCTACAACGAGATAACTTATGTAAAACGAATATTCAGGATTGTCTTCGGCAAACTTAACACGACCTCGGTAATTTCTATCTCCATGATTAGGCATAGGAGAAAACATTTGGTCTAGAACTTCGGCCTTTTTTTCCTCAGGAAGATCGGTTTCCAAAACAGAACGAGCAGCACCGTAAAACCCCGAAAGTGGCCCTTCTGTTTTTGAAACGAGGGACAATGCACCTTCGGAAAAATTCTTCGCAGGAATTTCTCGTAATTTGTTTCTTGTGTAAAGAATTTTACGTTTTTCAGACTCCAGTTCATGAATGAGAGCTTCTGGATTCGAAATTTTATCTAAGGACAAAAGTCGTTTGATTTCTGCCGCATAACCTTTGCTTGTATCAGGTAATTTTGGCAATAAATTCTCTGTTTTTCCTTTCCAATCACTTTTTGTCTTATAAGAAAGAATGGTTTCTAACGCCCAGGAATTCCAATATTCAGATTCATAACTGAATGGATCGACGGAGGTTTCATCCATCCCTTTTTTACGGACAAATTCTTTTTGATTTATATCATACGTGTAATGGAAACTCGGAGTTTGGTCTGTTTCAAGTCCTGCGATAAAGTTTTTGGCCCGAGCTGTACGCACCATATCGTAGTTAGATTCAGACTGTTGGATTACGGAATAAGCTACAAGTTGTAAAACGAGTAAAAACGATGCAAGAGAGATTCCGATGATACGTGAGATGATTGTTGTTTTATCTTTTGTATTATTGATATAAACAACGTTTGCGACAAATAAACCGACTACCAACACAAGATCTGTAATTGTCTGGTAGAGCCCACGACCAATGGCACCATCTCTTGATTGTGCATTCATAATTCCTGGTAGGATCGTTAGGGCACTAAAAGCAATCAGAATGCTTGCTGTGGCAAACCGAGATTCCTTTGGCATTTTAAAAATCTGAAATATGGCAACGAGAGAAAAAGTAACAAAAAATACCAACACAATCAGGGCATATACTTTATAAAACACAGGAACCGGAAAATCCCAATAATGCCCACTAAAGAAAAACAATCTACCGGCTGTTAGACTAATGAATACAAAATAACCTGTTACCGTCACAACGATAAAATTCATAATCCAGAAGAGGTATTTTTTTAACCTAGGAAAATAAACCTCTGGATAACTTAAGAAAAAACTAGTTAGGTAAGAAGCTCCGGCCATGGCTCCTATGATCACAAGCCATCGCATGTATGCGGCAGCAGGTCCCATAAAGGAAAAGTTAATCATATAGCCAAAGTGGAATATACCCAGCCAAAGAGTCCCCATTCCCAATCGATATGTTGCCTCGGATTTTTCTTTAACCGTCAAAAAAAATTGTGCATTGTAAAAAGCAAAAATGACACCGACGAGTGAGCCGAATGTATAAAAATCAAACGCTATATTTCCCCAAGAGTTCATGCGAGAAAACCCTAACATATAAGGAAATCATGTCAACTTTGTATTTCTTTTCTTCCAAATTTGGTATAGAAAGCACAAAAATATACAAATGAGAACAATTCCAATCGTTTGGTTATAATAAGATAATATAACAATGATTTGGTTCCAGTTCGACCCAAGTAGAGAACCGCCGAAAAGAAGAAGCCCGCACCATAAAGAAATCGCAATAGAGTATAAAGTAATAAATTTAATGACGTTCATTTTGGACATACCGGCAACAATGGATACGAAAAAACGAATCCCAGCTGAGAACCGAGACAAAAGCACTACTACAATCTCATATTTTCGAAACCAATCCAAAGTTTTGTGTAAGTTTTCCTCTTGGTAGAATGCAGACAAAAAAAGGAACCGTGATCGTTTTAGAAAATAGAGGAATCTCTCTCCAAAAAAATACATAACGAGAGCTCCCAATAGATTCCCCAAGTAAGTCGCTGCTACAATAGAAATCAAAGAAAGCGGAGAGCCTGGTGAAGAGGATAAAAATCCTGAAAATACTGTGACCGTATCCCCAGGCCAAGGGGGAAAAACATTCTCCAGAAAATTAGAGAAACAGAAAAAAATCCAAAGAACAAGTGGGGGCAACTCTAAGATCCGAGCCAAGAAAGCATCAAACTGTAGGAAATCGAGCACAGGAGAAAAGGAAATGCTTACAAACCAGTTGGCAACAAAGATTTAAAAAAATGAATGGAAGGAATCGATACTCCAGCGTTTGCTTTCCGTAATGCTTCGATTTTTGCCTATTTTTCTTCTGATTCTCTGGGGATGCCAACCCATTCACCAAACTGAAATCTATCGCTTCGACAATATTGTGGTTACCAAATACCCAACGAATCCACCGCCAGCCTTCCCTCAGTCATTTTTTCCTGATAAAGTAAATCTTCTTCAGTCTAGCGAATTCAAAACAAGTCATATCCATACCAAGGAAGCCTCTCTCCTTTTAGAATCAGAAGAAAGTTTTCAAGCGATTCAAAAAAGAATCGAAACAAGAGCAGCCCAAGGGGATTGGAAACTCATAGAAAAAACGGAAAAAAACGGAGAGGTTTCTTATCTACTCGAAGGTTTTATCAAAAAATCCCTCTCTATCATTGTCTCAGAATCGGGAGGCAGTTCCAATTACATTCGCTTTTATTTTAGAAAACATTCTAGTTATTAATTATGAGTTGGATTAAAAATAAAAACGAAACTATCGTCTACTTACTACTTGGGGCGATTTTTATAGGCACTTGTCTTACGTTATTTTTTGTTTTCAAACCATTTCTTTGGGCAAGTTTTCTAGCATTGTTATTTTACCTCACAACAAGGAAAATTCATAAAAAACTAAAGAATGTTTTGGGTATCAAATTCCATGGCCTGTCACCTTACATCATGGTGATACTGATGCTTGCCGGAGTTTTTGTTCCCTCCTATTTAATTCTTTCTACCTTAATCAGAGAATCCTTAAATTTAGTGAGTTATATCCGAAACCAACTCACAGAAGAATCAATTGTTTCTCTTTTATTAAATAGTCCGATGCTTACTGACTTTTTTACAGAGAATGAATTTTTTTGGATCAAACTTCCTCTGATGTACCGCGAATATGTGGGCCAACATATGGACATTCTCAATTTAGATTCCATCTACAGTTTACTCAAAAACTCATCTGGATTTTTACTCGGATCTTTTGAAGTACCTGGTGCCATTATCTTCAATGCATTTTTTACCTTCATTTTGCTTTTCTTTTTATACAAAGAAGGAAGTCGAATGGAACATGCACTTTTTGTTTTACTCCCTTTTCCCACAGAAATTGAGGAAAGACTGGGAAGGCGAATTGAGGAAGCCATTCGTACAGTGATGATGGGAAACCTTTTTATTTCCTTATTGCAAGGAGCTCTCATCTACGTTTTGTTACTTTTTACCTCAGTTTCAAATAAGTTTTTACTTTCAAGTATCGCCACAATTTTTTCTCTGATTCCCGTTGTGGGAACCTCTGTGGTTTGGTTGCCGATTGGACTCTACATTGGCCTTGTACAAGAAAACTGGACTGGTAGTGTACTTTTTATGATCGCAGGCGGCGCAAGTTATCTCATTTTAGAAAACTTTGTGAAACCCAAAATTTTAGATAAAAAACTAAAAACACATCCCTTTCTTATTTTTCTCTCTTTGATTGGCGGATTACAGGAGTTTGGTGTTGCAGGGATCATCATTGGTCCAATGGCCTTAACTCTTGTCATCATCCTTTGGGACTTTTGGAAAATTTTTAGAGAAACTCGTTTTCAAAATACCTAAATGGAAACAGTAGATTCATCTCTCAGTGTCAGTGAGGTCAACCGCCTCATCAAATCCAAACTCCAGGACTCTCCTGAATTTAAAAACATTTGGATTCGGGGAGAGATCTCCAACCATTCCCAAACGAATAGTTCCGGGCATATGTATTTCTCTCTGAAAGATCAGGCAAGTGTGATCAAATGTGCCTTCTTTTCTTTTCAGGCTAAAAACTATCGTGGCACACCCCTTCGCAATGGAATGGAGATTTTGGTTTACGGTTCTGTCTCTGTGTATGAACCCGGTGGGTATTATAGTATCACTGTTCAAAAAGTAGAAGAGATTGGGGAAGGAGACATCCTTTTAAAAATTGAAAAACTAAAAAAGGCCCTTCACGAAAAAGGCATTTTTGATGTGACCCGCAAACGCCCTCTCCCAAAATTTCCGAAACGCCTAGGCATTGTGACTTCGCCAAAAGGTGCTGCCGTCGAAGACATCATTCGGATTGCCACCGATCTCAATCCATCCATTCAAATTTTAGTTTCCCCTTGCCTTGTACAAGGAGACGGAGCTGAAAATTCCATCATTGAAGCCATCAAAGAAATCAATGATCCCAAGTGGGAAGTAGATGTGATCATTGCAGGACGTGGTGGTGGTTCTTTTGAAGATCTTATGGCTTTCAACCAAGAAGCAGTGGTAATGGCCTATTACAATTCTAAGATTCCCATCATCTCAGCTGTAGGACATGAAATTGATCGTGTGCTCACTGACCTTGCTGCTGATGCCACAACTCCCACACCAACGGCTGCAGCAAAACTCGCAGTCCCCAATGTTTCCGATACACTCATCCGTTTGGATGAAATGGAAGATCGATTAAAATCGGCACTAAATGCAGTTGTTCGTTTGGGAAAAGAAAGGTGGATAGGAATCACAGGAAGGCCTGTGTTCCAAAATCCTAAATCTCTTTTAGAAACAAGATCCACCTCACTTGAGGAACTCATGACAAAAATTTCCCTTCTCGGGAAAAACTATTTGGTACGCAAACAAAGTGAATTTCAAAAATTTGATACGCTAACTCAAAACTGGAAATCGTATCTAGAGCGCATCCAAAATAAATTTACGCTCGCAGAACAACGATTAGTGCACTTTTCTCCTCTTGGAACTTTACAACGAGGATATTCCGTGGTTCGAAACAAGGAAAAACAAGTGATATCCTCCATTCATAAAATCAAAGAAAATGAAAGTTTGGAAGTTTTTCTTTCTGATGGAAAACTTCTAGTGGAAGTAAAAGAAAAAATATAGGAATCGAAAATGGTAGAGAAAAAAACGATTAGTTTTGAAGAAGCCCTTCGCGAATTAGAAGAAATTGCTGAAAAATTGGAAAGAGGGACTCTTTCTTTAGAAGATTCCATCAAAGCCTATGAAAGAGGAATGGAACTCAAAAAAATTTGTTCCGAAAGACTTGTGGATGCAGAAGCAAAAATTGAATTTTTATCTAAAGCTCCGAGTGGTGAAATTGTAAAAACAACTGTCAAAAAAAAGAAGGATGAAACTCCTTCTAAACCAGTGGAAGAAGATTTATTTTAGAGAATGAATTTCCAAGCGGCTTTCATCATTGGTTACCTTCTCATCACAATTGCCATTGGAGTCTATGCGGCAAAAAGAGTAAAAAACTCAAAAGACTTTATTTTAGCCGGTAGAAGCCTCCCCCTTCCCATCTCCACGGCTGCTTTATTTGCCACTTGGTTTGGAAGTGAAACCATTCTTGGATCTTCTGTGGAGTTTGCCAAAGGAGGATTTTTAGCCGTCATCCAAGACCCGTTTGGTGGTGCACTTTGTTTATTTTTACTAGGACTTGTTTTTGCAAAGTATCTCTACCGAATGCAAATCCTTACCTTCGGTGACTTCTATAGAAACCGCTATGGGAAAAAAATGGAGTTTATCGCAGGGATCTGCCTTATCTTTTCCTATTTTGGTTGGGTCGCTGCCCAGTTTGTAGCACTCGGAATCATGGTGCAAATTCTATTTGGAATCAACCAATTCACAGCCATTGTGATTGGAGCCTGTCTTGTTGTTTTTTACACTTATCTTGGTGGAATGTGGTCTGTATCTATGACCGATTTTTTCCAATCCATCTCCATCATCATTGGCCTTGTTTTTGTGATCTATGAGTTAAATGGTGTTAAATCCATATGGTCAAGCATCCAGGAAAAACCCGAGGGATTTTTTAATTTTTTTCCTGAATCTAATTACCATGCTTGGACTTTGTATTTATCTGCTTGGATGGTGGTTGGTTTTGGATCTTTGCCCCAACAGGATATTTTCCAAAGAGTGATGTCTGCCAAATCCGAAAAAGTAGCGATTCGAGCCTCTTACCTTTCTTCTGTTTTGTATTTACTTTTTGCCCTCATCCCATTGTTTTTAGGTCTTCATGCCAAAAGTTTAATCCCTGATTTTGACTTAAATTCGGAAACAGGACAACTTCTCATTCCTACAATGATTGCCAAGTTTTCAAGCCCTTGGATCCAAGTATTATTTTTTTCTGCTCTTATCTCCGCCATTCTTTCCACTGCATCAGGTGCCATACTGGCCCCATCTTCAATATTATCTGAGAATATTTTAAAATACGCATTTAAGGATATGAATGATAAAAAACTATTACTACTTTCTAGAACTTCTGTTCTTATCATTGCAGGGATTTCCTTTTTACTAGCAGTCGGAAAACCTTCGATTTATGCTCTCGTGGAGGATTCTGGTGGAATTTCTCTTGTGACTTTATTTATCCCTATGGTGTTTGGACTCATGAGTCAAAAGGCAGATGAAAGGTCCGCCCTTTTTTCTTTATTTGTGGGAATCACCACATGGCTTATTCTGGAAGTTTACGGTGACGATATGACAAGCCATTTTTATGGAACCATAGCAAGCCTTATCGCCATACTTGTTGGAATGTATTTTTTTCCTAAGAAAGAGCAAGTCGCAGAAGCCAAGTAAAGACCTCTTTCATCTCTATCCCGACTGCTTTTGCTTGTTGGGGGATAAGACTTGTTCCTGTCATTCCTGGAAGTGTATTGGTTTCCAAAACATAAGGAATTCCATCGCTGATGATAAAATCGGTTCGCGAGTAACCTTTGCAACCAAGAATATCGTGGCATAACAAAGTATACTCTTGGAGTTTTTTTGTGATTGCATCCCCCACTGGCGCAGGCGTGATCTCCTCACTTCCACCTTTTGTATACTTGGCTTCAAAATCAAAAAATTCCGATTTGGGACGAATCTCTGTCGGAACTAAAGCAAATGGAATTCGTTTTTCCCCTTCGAAACGTTCCAATACTCCGATGGAAACTTCGGTTCCTGAAATCAGTTTTTGGATGAGGACTCGGTCTTCTGAAACAAAAATTTTATCGATAAGAACCATGGCCTCTTCGGGGGTTTTTGCCATTCCCGTATTGACACTGGAGCCACCAAGCGTTGGTTTGATGAAGACAGGGAATTCAAAAGGTAAGTTTAAAACAATTTTCCTTGCATCCGATTTTCCTTTAACTAAATCCACAAAGGGGGCCACCGGGATTCCTATGGTTTGGAATAAAAGATTGGCCCGGTATTTGTCCATGGCAAGAGCAGAGGCCAGGACCCCGGAGCCAGTATAAGGAATTCCTAATACATCTAAGAATCCTTGGATCCTTCCATCTTCCCCAGCACCACCGTGTAATCCGAGAAAGGCGGCCTTAAATCCATGATCTAATAATCCCGCACCAGATGTGGATTTTGTGATTTGGTTCGAAGAAGAAAATTCATTCAAAAATTCTAATTCGGATTTGCCAGCAGGATCTGGATACACCGGATTTTTTCCATCCGCAATCCAAAATTTTCCCGTTTGGTCAATATAAACCGGACAAACTTGGTATTTGTCCCGGTCTATTGTATTGAAAATGAAATGAGAAGAACGAATGGAGATGGTGTGTTCCCCGGAGATACCTCCGAAAAGCAGTGCGATTTTGGTTTGGATCATGAAATCACTTGATTCCTTTTCTTGAAACTTGAAGATATTGAAATTACGTGGATTCCCGCTTTAAAATTCAATTCGGAATTGTTTTTTGTCTCTTCTTTCTCAGTTCCGGAGTATTCGCTAAACTACCCAGTTCTTTTACAGAAGATATCAAATCCGATTACCATCAATTTTGGTTTTTATATGAATCAGAAAAACGAGGGCGCCAAAGTTATTTAGCATTTCGTCCCTTTTACATCGGTTTCCAAGACAAAACCTATGCCTTCCGTTTTAAAAGTTACCTCTCCCCTTTTTATTATAAAGAAGAAACCAACTACTGGTATACTTGGTCATCTCTGTTTTTCTTTAGTGGGACTGGATTCAAACATGAGGAAGGTGACGAGGATGAGGACATTCTTTTCACCCCACTTTTTATTTGGGGTAAGGGAGAATCACAAAGAGAAAACTATTTCAGTGTTTTTCCCATCTATGGAAAGATTCGAAACAAACTTTCTTACCAAGAACTAGGTTATGTTTTATTTCCCTTATATTCCGAATGGAAATACAAAACTTACGAAGCAAAATCCATCCTTTGGCCCTTGGTGATGTGGGGTGGATCTGAAACTAGAAGTGATTTTAGAATCTTTCCGCTCTATTCCAAAAAAGAACACGAAGGAAAGTACAAACGCCAGTCTTTACTTTGGCCTTTTTTTCAATGGGGAGAAGAAAGGTTGGATAAAAAAGAACCTACTTCGTATTCTATTTTTTTTCCCTTCTATAACACTAAGGATTCCAAAGATGGAAATATGAAAAGCCGGGCCTATCTTTGGTTTCCGATTTTAAATTCTTTATTCTCTTACGGTTATGATAAAAAAACAGGACAAACTAGCTACACTGCCCTATTTATCTTTTTCCAATACACAACTTCGGAAAAAAAAGATACTGAGAAACTTGTATTTTTTCCTTTTTACGGATATTCTTATTTTGCCAATAAAGAAGCCGAATTTAT
Encoded here:
- a CDS encoding AI-2E family transporter; this encodes MSWIKNKNETIVYLLLGAIFIGTCLTLFFVFKPFLWASFLALLFYLTTRKIHKKLKNVLGIKFHGLSPYIMVILMLAGVFVPSYLILSTLIRESLNLVSYIRNQLTEESIVSLLLNSPMLTDFFTENEFFWIKLPLMYREYVGQHMDILNLDSIYSLLKNSSGFLLGSFEVPGAIIFNAFFTFILLFFLYKEGSRMEHALFVLLPFPTEIEERLGRRIEEAIRTVMMGNLFISLLQGALIYVLLLFTSVSNKFLLSSIATIFSLIPVVGTSVVWLPIGLYIGLVQENWTGSVLFMIAGGASYLILENFVKPKILDKKLKTHPFLIFLSLIGGLQEFGVAGIIIGPMALTLVIILWDFWKIFRETRFQNT
- a CDS encoding DedA family protein, with amino-acid sequence MLDFLQFDAFLARILELPPLVLWIFFCFSNFLENVFPPWPGDTVTVFSGFLSSSPGSPLSLISIVAATYLGNLLGALVMYFFGERFLYFLKRSRFLFLSAFYQEENLHKTLDWFRKYEIVVVLLSRFSAGIRFFVSIVAGMSKMNVIKFITLYSIAISLWCGLLLFGGSLLGSNWNQIIVILSYYNQTIGIVLICIFLCFLYQIWKKRNTKLT
- a CDS encoding SpoIIE family protein phosphatase gives rise to the protein MNSWGNIAFDFYTFGSLVGVIFAFYNAQFFLTVKEKSEATYRLGMGTLWLGIFHFGYMINFSFMGPAAAYMRWLVIIGAMAGASYLTSFFLSYPEVYFPRLKKYLFWIMNFIVVTVTGYFVFISLTAGRLFFFSGHYWDFPVPVFYKVYALIVLVFFVTFSLVAIFQIFKMPKESRFATASILIAFSALTILPGIMNAQSRDGAIGRGLYQTITDLVLVVGLFVANVVYINNTKDKTTIISRIIGISLASFLLVLQLVAYSVIQQSESNYDMVRTARAKNFIAGLETDQTPSFHYTYDINQKEFVRKKGMDETSVDPFSYESEYWNSWALETILSYKTKSDWKGKTENLLPKLPDTSKGYAAEIKRLLSLDKISNPEALIHELESEKRKILYTRNKLREIPAKNFSEGALSLVSKTEGPLSGFYGAARSVLETDLPEEKKAEVLDQMFSPMPNHGDRNYRGRVKFAEDNPEYSFYISYLVVDKEKGLIHEVGYPYLDYREFQEEVTLPWIIGVLSLAVLVIFGYRLFFLIALLRPIEQIIEGLTEVNSGNLEHRLTVHVEDDIGFMARSFNRMVRSIQAARKKLEQYADQLEVKVQERTKELENSLKEVQSLKHQQDGDYFLTSLLLQPFNANNANHDNVQVDFLLEQKKKFTFRQYEKEIGGDLNIANQIFLNNRSYTVFLNADAMGKSMQGAGGALVLGSVFESIITRTQLLSEARNTYPERWIKNTFLELHKIFEGFDGSMLVSLVLGLIDNETGLLYFINAEHPWMVLYRDGIASFIENELMFRKLGTSGVQGNLYIKTFQLEVGDVLLAGSDGRDDLLISHTEDGKRVINEDERLFLRVVEAGKGELDGIYEELRKYGSLTDDLSILRVSFIEEKERYKIEKERLKEIQSLLHKAKEASESADLQEAVSYLEQANSLEENIPEIKKKFIQLYLKLKDYGNAKKMAKDYSLLKPMDTEIMYITAFCARKVADIKTAIDFGERVRLRDPNHVKNLINLGQTYLADKNLSRAENILSSALELDPENPSLQRLLDHIRKKQNKQDVVN
- a CDS encoding exodeoxyribonuclease VII small subunit, with the protein product MVEKKTISFEEALRELEEIAEKLERGTLSLEDSIKAYERGMELKKICSERLVDAEAKIEFLSKAPSGEIVKTTVKKKKDETPSKPVEEDLF
- a CDS encoding sodium:solute symporter family protein, coding for MNFQAAFIIGYLLITIAIGVYAAKRVKNSKDFILAGRSLPLPISTAALFATWFGSETILGSSVEFAKGGFLAVIQDPFGGALCLFLLGLVFAKYLYRMQILTFGDFYRNRYGKKMEFIAGICLIFSYFGWVAAQFVALGIMVQILFGINQFTAIVIGACLVVFYTYLGGMWSVSMTDFFQSISIIIGLVFVIYELNGVKSIWSSIQEKPEGFFNFFPESNYHAWTLYLSAWMVVGFGSLPQQDIFQRVMSAKSEKVAIRASYLSSVLYLLFALIPLFLGLHAKSLIPDFDLNSETGQLLIPTMIAKFSSPWIQVLFFSALISAILSTASGAILAPSSILSENILKYAFKDMNDKKLLLLSRTSVLIIAGISFLLAVGKPSIYALVEDSGGISLVTLFIPMVFGLMSQKADERSALFSLFVGITTWLILEVYGDDMTSHFYGTIASLIAILVGMYFFPKKEQVAEAK
- a CDS encoding D-alanine--D-alanine ligase, which translates into the protein MIQTKIALLFGGISGEHTISIRSSHFIFNTIDRDKYQVCPVYIDQTGKFWIADGKNPVYPDPAGKSELEFLNEFSSSNQITKSTSGAGLLDHGFKAAFLGLHGGAGEDGRIQGFLDVLGIPYTGSGVLASALAMDKYRANLLFQTIGIPVAPFVDLVKGKSDARKIVLNLPFEFPVFIKPTLGGSSVNTGMAKTPEEAMVLIDKIFVSEDRVLIQKLISGTEVSIGVLERFEGEKRIPFALVPTEIRPKSEFFDFEAKYTKGGSEEITPAPVGDAITKKLQEYTLLCHDILGCKGYSRTDFIISDGIPYVLETNTLPGMTGTSLIPQQAKAVGIEMKEVFTWLLRLALS
- a CDS encoding GNAT family N-acetyltransferase; its protein translation is MNETFEIKISDTFRDFTKEEWNLLVHPDSVFQEYEFLSGLENTGCIGNSDWIPVLISARREGILFGVLPAYLRSDSYGEYIFDFQWANAFHRAGIPYYPKLTVAVPFTPVTGARILLHPNLKPEERDILVSSLLQTLLEFGKEKDTSSVHILFCKENEQSLGIQNSFAPRLSHQYHWFNKGFANFEEFLSTLVKDRRKTIRQERRKISESGLTIQTLTGDEITEDHAHIFYQFYQDTHSKKWGQPYLNRKFFLEMHQTFRHRLVLVLASDSLGKPVGGSWNVFREGFLFGRYWGALEHVPNLHFECCYYRLIDFAIEHKMERVEAGAQGEHKFLRGYEAVPMYSLHHIYNEQGRAAIESYLEREIVMERENISAYNSQSPIKSLREG
- the xseA gene encoding exodeoxyribonuclease VII large subunit, producing the protein METVDSSLSVSEVNRLIKSKLQDSPEFKNIWIRGEISNHSQTNSSGHMYFSLKDQASVIKCAFFSFQAKNYRGTPLRNGMEILVYGSVSVYEPGGYYSITVQKVEEIGEGDILLKIEKLKKALHEKGIFDVTRKRPLPKFPKRLGIVTSPKGAAVEDIIRIATDLNPSIQILVSPCLVQGDGAENSIIEAIKEINDPKWEVDVIIAGRGGGSFEDLMAFNQEAVVMAYYNSKIPIISAVGHEIDRVLTDLAADATTPTPTAAAKLAVPNVSDTLIRLDEMEDRLKSALNAVVRLGKERWIGITGRPVFQNPKSLLETRSTSLEELMTKISLLGKNYLVRKQSEFQKFDTLTQNWKSYLERIQNKFTLAEQRLVHFSPLGTLQRGYSVVRNKEKQVISSIHKIKENESLEVFLSDGKLLVEVKEKI